Within the Phaseolus vulgaris cultivar G19833 chromosome 9, P. vulgaris v2.0, whole genome shotgun sequence genome, the region GTGTCTCCCCATCGCCATTCTCCAAGCCTTGCTCATTTTCTTCTCGCCGTTGGAGAACCGTGTCCCCGTGGAAACCTCCGTCATTTTCAATGACGGATACGGGTTCCAGACTGTGCTCTGCGCATACCCTTTCCTTTCAAGTGTGGTCTTCGCGGCGTTTGGCGTAACCTACTGCACATGGCTCTTATTCTCGTGTTGGAGGGTTTTATCTCTTGTCATAAACAAGGGCCTTAGGGTGAGGATTTACGTGCTGGCGTCGATAATGCTGGTGGCTCTTCCAATGCAGATTGTGTCGTTGGGGTTCAGCGTCTTATGGAGCCCCCACCAGGAGGTCTATGGTGTCATCTCACTTGTGGGCTTTCTTGGCGCCTTTTGTTGCGCCACCACCGGTGAGGGCATTCTTGTCATTAAGCCAATTTCCGATGCTTTGGACGCCGGAGGAGACTGTTGCATTTGGCCCTCACAACTACCACCACTACTTCCCCAAGGAGGTGCCGTTCTTCGTTTAGAGGGACCCACCATGTGATCGTGTGAGACCATTAATATTCTTTCATCATCTCTCAAATGCAACATTTTTATGCCTCTTCATTTTTCTTCCAGTGCATCCCCAACACACACAAGCTATATGTAAAGTATATCTCAAAGggaaaattgtgttttttttcactctttcttcttctcattctgtAATTCTATTGGATTTATTTTTTGGATTAAATGTGGTGGCTTCTTCTCCATTTATTTCCTTAGTTATGAGTTGTGCACCATAGTTTTattgtgttgctatttttaaatttttttttccttggaCAATGGTTAGACGGTGAAGATGAGGGATTGTTGCGGCGGTGGCACGGGATGTGGGAGGTGCTTTAGCGGTGGTGCTGGAAGTGAGTGCTATTGTGGAGATGGGTAGCTCCTGGTTGCTGCGGCTgagaagggatagagagatGCTCATGGAGATGATGAAGAAGGTAAGTCATTTTGCTTCTTCTACAGAGATGTAGGATGAAGGTACGGAGGTGAATGAAAAATTTCCCTACAAAGTTATACTGCTAAAGTAACAAATTCGTTTACTTTCTACACCTCCATAATGACTAACTACATCCTTCAAGTTTTTAAATTCACATTTTAGCTTTAATAATGATTTCGAAATTATCTGTCCGAAAATATTCTGGAAAAGGCTTTTCAAAGCAATAATTGATACAGAATTTCAGAATAGGATTTTCTTAATAAGATTGTCGAAACATATGAGATCCATGGAAGGAgcttttcaaaacaaaatttcttgaataaaactttttaaacatataaaatgCTTTCCAAAATGATTTTTCTGGAACAAGATTCTTAgagtaattttttcaaaacatgAAATACTTTTCAGAATAAGATTTTCGATAAATATCCAacattttttctctctcttcttcttcctctcaaAGTGGAGAACGAAGGTACAGTTGGAAGCGGCGGCAATGGCTGTAGTAGCAGGAGTGGCAGTGGCGATGggatattttaatctttttactCTCAATATGGAAATGCGGATAGTAATCATGGGGTGGAGGAAGAAAAGGCCCGTAACAAAACCTATGAATTTATGTGCGAAAATTGCTAAAGGCAATTTctccctccaccatatcaatttcagcATGCACCCAATTATtctagaaaatgataaaaatatccctcctaaatgacgaaaataaccttacacaaaaatagaaaaattatttttaaaacttttatttgaaatattttggatttcaattttcgGAACATACTTTTGaatttctgaaattttttatccaaaatGTATTCTTAGTTTTGTGTTCATAATTTTTTGTCCAGCATGTATTTTTctatttctcaattataattattattttggattttttaatttggaataaggatagttttggaaatttaaaaaattgatatggtgaaggttaaaatttatatggtgcaggagggtagttttggaaatttaaaaaattgatgtggtggaagttaaaattgatatggtgcaagagggtagttttggaaatttaaaaaattgatatggtggaggttaaaattgatatggtgcaggaagaatttgccatTGCTAACTTAGCTCAGGCCTAGTTGATCTTTCTAGATTGGACCATTTGGACTTCGCTTCACTGTGGCCCATCCTAGTCAAAGAGTTGGGCTTGTTTTGATCATCTTTCTATTAGGCCTCAGTGacagaaaagaagaaaaagcacAAATATTATATCTGTCAGTTCATacgtttttattcttttaatatttttattttgtcaaTGATATTCACTGATATGTGTAAAGCAAAATTAATGATTTGCAAagtacaaattttttttaaatggataGCAAAAGCAGTGCAATATTTACATACATTTCCATTAAAGCATAAAGCAGTAACGATTCATATCCTTCAAGTGAAAGTGAGAGTGAAAGACTATGTTTGGTTTagaaaaaaacaactttaagttattttattgaaatataaattaaagaaaagacTTTTAAATATGTGTATAAACTGACAACAATTGCaataaatatttctattaaaaagttataataataatatttttttcatttaatatatatatatatatataaagtaatatttttattttattttgtgatgAAACTAAACATTAAAGTCTCATACATTCTTTTAATCCATCCTTAGATTTAAAGAAACCAATGGAGaaaataacactttttttttcaatcttttccGGTCCATGCAtgttttcctttctctttttgATGTATCAAACTGAGTATAAGAGATAGATATTAAGTGtgttttagtttaattttacaTGCTTTTTTGTCTTAAGAATTTTAAAGAATACACGAAAAATTAAGTTTAACTTTTTAGTGctgaaatttagaaaaaatctGATTTTGCgcattcaataaaaaaaatatttatcaattttgatGATCATGATAATTATCAGATTATAAGTAAG harbors:
- the LOC137821478 gene encoding uncharacterized protein — translated: MLLTHALPLLNSVFDLVTVTFISGLIILSVLSISFIFHLRFKSKSITHLQNFNSLWTVRFLLVLFIFLWSITELLRLPFFRRKYLYPFLPSFTISQQASLCKVHVVLSLGFFEPAFLVTLLFLLNASIKKKTPNDAWAITFVLLTCLPIAILQALLIFFSPLENRVPVETSVIFNDGYGFQTVLCAYPFLSSVVFAAFGVTYCTWLLFSCWRVLSLVINKGLRVRIYVLASIMLVALPMQIVSLGFSVLWSPHQEVYGVISLVGFLGAFCCATTGEGILVIKPISDALDAGGDCCIWPSQLPPLLPQGGAVLRLEGPTM